In Bacteroidales bacterium, a single window of DNA contains:
- a CDS encoding response regulator transcription factor, which yields MRTNKIKVLLVDDDVMLGSGFVEALNERGYDATYLTAAYGIEEAIKKLTPDVLVFDVEIGKENGIEVAEKLYKGNPDLPIIFISSHKDDAVKMAGLMAGGVAYIEKPFSHRLLSAHIDRFTRIKNLTPELQEQIISVGKVQLDTRNRTLILADGSIIDLRTMEYNILKKLIDCFNKTVSRDDLYIAVWGYETTYYNEQSINNYVRRIRVMLEKNNTGLEVCTHKGQGYELRDLIN from the coding sequence ATGCGTACAAATAAAATCAAAGTATTACTTGTCGATGATGACGTAATGTTAGGAAGCGGATTTGTAGAAGCTCTTAATGAACGTGGATACGATGCCACATATTTGACCGCTGCCTATGGAATAGAAGAAGCAATAAAGAAACTAACGCCCGACGTGTTGGTATTTGACGTAGAGATAGGCAAAGAGAACGGTATTGAAGTGGCAGAGAAGCTTTACAAAGGCAACCCAGATTTGCCCATTATCTTTATCTCGTCTCACAAAGACGATGCGGTAAAAATGGCAGGGCTTATGGCAGGTGGCGTGGCATATATCGAGAAACCATTTTCTCATAGATTACTTTCGGCTCATATTGACCGCTTTACCAGAATAAAAAATTTAACACCCGAACTACAAGAGCAGATTATTTCTGTTGGCAAGGTTCAGCTCGACACTCGTAATCGTACGCTTATATTAGCCGATGGCTCAATAATAGACTTACGTACAATGGAGTATAATATTTTGAAAAAATTGATAGACTGTTTTAACAAAACAGTTTCAAGAGATGACTTATATATAGCTGTCTGGGGCTATGAGACGACTTACTACAATGAACAAAGCATTAATAACTATGTTCGCCGTATTAGAGTAATGTTAGAGAAAAATAATACTGGATTGGAAGTTTGCACGCACAAGGGACAGGGATATGAATTAAGAGACCTAATCAATTAG
- a CDS encoding HAMP domain-containing histidine kinase, with the protein MKRKYIPILLSVALALIALLVSQALWLRYASEQDSYRQDKAFTACFNRSVSTLIRDNMEKGDATPYKSRKTIDKETYKKLTKGKKVHIIDAGYPNEGDNVAVVFENALIAMKIGQEKFDLTKLDSLIVSCINEEDREVVSSHIILQDIKENKVLDEVQRQYTSTYGSFQAKTYAVDRLIELPNHTYLIEAEYSIKQPSYLIRLGAVTTISFIATIVIALVLFYLIFMLSRRFAEILDMERSFHGAVHDLKSPLAYVLFMLSRLEENETDMDKRNSLSIGAARVDFLADKIRRLLMFARDIKKVKESDKTEVSLYDILEQIEEEIYTVFSNKKISFEHDIDTDYVMRVQPDLMEAAIRIIIENAVKYNGSEPIVKIAATSGTDNQTITITDNGVGMNRQQIKRVFKPYYSSDKKKGNGIGLYYAHSIVKAHGGVISAQSEEGVGSTFVITLPN; encoded by the coding sequence ATGAAGAGAAAATATATACCTATACTATTGTCTGTAGCGTTAGCATTGATAGCGTTGCTTGTTTCTCAGGCATTGTGGTTACGATATGCTTCCGAACAGGATTCTTATAGACAGGATAAGGCTTTTACTGCCTGTTTTAACAGGTCAGTCTCTACTTTAATCAGGGACAATATGGAAAAAGGAGATGCAACACCGTACAAGTCGAGAAAAACAATTGACAAAGAAACATATAAAAAGCTCACCAAAGGAAAAAAAGTTCATATAATAGATGCAGGTTATCCAAATGAAGGGGACAATGTCGCTGTAGTTTTTGAAAATGCTTTAATAGCTATGAAAATAGGTCAGGAAAAGTTCGATTTGACCAAATTAGATTCGCTTATTGTAAGTTGTATTAATGAAGAGGATAGAGAGGTTGTCTCATCACATATTATATTGCAAGATATTAAAGAAAACAAGGTTTTAGATGAAGTTCAGCGACAATATACTTCTACCTATGGTTCATTTCAAGCGAAAACGTATGCTGTTGATCGTTTAATAGAGTTGCCAAATCATACCTATCTAATTGAAGCCGAATATAGTATTAAACAACCAAGCTATTTAATACGATTGGGTGCTGTTACAACTATCTCTTTTATTGCAACCATAGTAATTGCATTGGTGCTGTTCTATCTAATTTTTATGCTTAGTCGTCGTTTTGCCGAGATATTGGATATGGAACGTTCGTTTCACGGTGCTGTTCACGATTTGAAATCGCCGTTGGCTTACGTTTTATTTATGCTATCAAGGTTAGAGGAAAATGAGACCGATATGGACAAAAGAAACTCGCTCTCAATTGGTGCAGCCCGTGTGGATTTTCTGGCAGATAAAATCAGACGACTTTTGATGTTTGCACGCGATATTAAAAAAGTAAAAGAGAGTGATAAAACCGAGGTGTCGCTGTATGATATTTTAGAGCAGATAGAGGAAGAGATATATACCGTGTTTTCTAATAAGAAAATTAGCTTTGAACATGATATTGACACAGATTACGTGATGCGTGTACAGCCCGATTTAATGGAGGCTGCTATTCGTATAATTATTGAAAATGCCGTAAAATATAACGGTAGCGAACCTATTGTTAAAATAGCCGCCACCAGTGGCACTGATAACCAAACTATTACAATTACAGACAACGGAGTAGGAATGAACAGACAGCAAATTAAAAGGGTTTTTAAGCCCTACTATTCGTCCGATAAAAAAAAAGGCAACGGCATAGGGTTGTATTATGCTCATAGCATTGTAAAAGCGCATGGAGGAGTTATTTCCGCGCAAAGCGAAGAGGGTGTGGGTTCAACGTTTGTTATAACTTTACCGAATTAG